Below is a genomic region from Flammeovirgaceae bacterium SG7u.111.
TATTGTATGATAGCAAAACAAGGTATGACCTTGGCTTGTTCAAAACAGCGGAAGAAGCAGCTGAAGCCTACAACAAAAAATCTGAAGAGCTATTTGGTAAGACCAAGAGTTTGAACAGGTTTGGTGATGAGGACGACGAGGAGTTGGCAAATGCTGAGATCAAAACAAAAGATTAGTTAGGAATTTGACCTAATTAACATACGAAGCCTTCTGAATAACTTCAGAAGGCTTTTTTAGTGTTGAGAGGGCAAATAAAAACTCTTATTTATTTCCTAAAGCAAATTCTAGTTCAGGTTGTGTATTTATCAATTTTGAGCTGATCAAGTATTTTTTCTCAGGGTAAAAAAGGAACAGGCAAGTCTTGTTGGCAATGGTCTTGATAATGTCATTGTGAATGCCCATTGGCACTGCAGGACACCCCCAGCTTCTTCCAAGTCTTCCATGTTTTTTAACATAATCTTCACTCACATAGTTGGCACCGTGCATCACGATGTATCTTTCACGTGCCTTGTCGTTGAACCCTTTTTCTTGGCCATCTAAAAACATAGATAATCCATGCTTGCCTTGGTACATCCCGCCTGTTACATAAAACCCTACGCTGCTTTGGAGAGAGGATGGAGTGTTGGAAAAGTTTTCCGCATATTTCTCACCAGTATTTTTTCCGTGAGAGACCAATGTGTTAAAAATAACTTTTTGAGATTTGAGGTCGATGATCCATAGCCTTTTAATAGTAGAGCTAAGGGTAAAATCAACAATAGAGATGATTTCTTTTTCGGAGGACAGTTTTCCATCGGCTTTTAGCTCCAAGTAACCTTTCATTGCCTTGTTAAAGAGGTCGTAATTAATTGGGCGGTTGCCGAAATCGATGTGCTGGTAGGTTTGGTGGATATAACTTTCAACGCTTGTTGTCTTTTCGTCTCCGTCGTTGTTTTTGTTTGCTAATCCTATGTTGGTGCTAATTAATGCTATCAAAGCAAAAAGTACTAAATGTTTCATGTAGATAATTTAATTTCCAAACTATATCAGATGATATGGCTAGCTTACTAGCGCAAAGTCATTGTTAGTGTTACCTGTGTTTAAGGAAAGGTTGCTCCAAATCAAGGTTTGATTGTAGAGTAGATTGATCGATGGGTGAGGATTTCTTTGGTTGGCTAAAAAAAGCCCTTGTTTACAATTATTAGCAAAGAAACTGCCACTAACCTATCGAAAAAATGCATTTTGGCACGAAAAGTCTCATCTAAAATATTTATAAAAATTCGGATTAGCACAAGAGGATTTGAGTTTTTTTGAAAAAATGTGACTTTAACGTAGTTTTAAAAGCCATGGTTGTCGCTTTTGAAAGAATTTGCTAGAAAAAACCGCAATTTTTTCTTCTTTTTTTTTGGTAATCATTACATCTATCCCTTTGGTTTTGCCTAAAAAATCTTTCCCTTTTTCAATACCCATCACGCTTATGGCAGAGGCAAGGTAGTCGGAAGTAGTTCCATTTTTTGCAATCACGGTCACTGTTATCCTGCGGGTGAGCCCCAGACCTGTTGTTGGGTCTACAATATGGGAATATTTTACACCGTCTATCTCAATATAATTGTACAGATCGCCTGAGGTAGCGATGGCTTTATTTTTTATCCAGACCTTTTGTTTTTCAGCATCCCCATGTTCCATTTCTACTTCCCAGCCTTTTTTCTTTGGGGGGGCAGCCCCAATTCTTAAATCACCTCCCGCATCTATCATGGCAGACTTGATCCCATTTTCCTTGAAAAAATTCAACAGCTTATCGGCAGTGTAGCCTTTGGCAATTCCACCAAGGTCGAGTTTCATACCTTTTGCACCTAGCATCACTGCTTGGTTTTCCTCATCAAATAAAATATGCTGATACCCCGTGGCTGTCCTTGTTTGCTCCATCAGTTTTTTAGAAGGAAGCTTGCCTTGCCTTCTAGCCCTTCGCCAAAGCTTTACGTATGCACCCATGGTAATGTCAAAATCCCCATTTGTTTGTTTTGATGCTTCCACGGAAAGGTTCAGCACCTCCCAAAGCGGGTCGCTTACTTTTACAAACTTCCCACTGCCAGCAGTAAGGTTAAGTTGGCTAAGCTCACTTTCTGGATGATAGTCGCTAAAAGCCTGATTTAATGTATCAACCAACTCAAAAGCCTTAGCAGCTAGCTCGTCAGCTTGTTCTTTTCTTACTTTCGCATAGAAACTCAGTTTAAAAATCGTCCCCATTTTAGGGGCTTGGTAGGTATGGATTAGGGATTGCGACTGGTTGGTAAGTTTTTGGGTACAGCTTCCAAACACAAAGAATAAGGGAAGTAAAAACAGATATCTCATTTATAAACCTATTGATTCTTGTAAAAAATGACCTGCTAAAGTTAAAGCAGTTAAAAATTGGAAACATAGGTATTTCTATATTACTTTTAGAAGAGATTTTTTTCTCGTATCACAATACTCAAACATTTTTGAAAACCGACTGTAAATATGGAAAGAAGAAGTTTTTTACAAAAAAGTGCCTTTGCAGGTGCTGCAACCTTAATGACCGGAACAACGATGGCAACTAGTAATGAAAGTCCAGCCAAAACTGGCAAACACAATTTCAACTTGAAATATGCCCCTCATTTTGGCATGTTTAAAAATAGTGCAGGAGATGACCTGATCGACCAACTCAAATTTATGCACGACCAAGGTTTTACTGCTTTGGAAGACAACGGCATGAAAAAAAGGACGGTGGAGATGCAGGAGAAAATAGCTAAGCAAATGGCTGACACTGATATGGAAATGGGGGTTTTTGTGGCTCATACCATTGAATGGAAAACCCCATCGCTTACTACAGGGGACAAAGATATTAGAGAGGCTTTCTTAAAAGAAATAAAGGAATCGGTTGAAGTAGCCAAGCGAATAAATGCTAAATGGATGACCGTGGTACCTGGACATTTGGATCTTCGTAAGGATATTGGTTACCAAACTGCCAATGTAGTAGATGCGCTCAAAGGTGCTTCTGAAATATTGGAGCCACATGGTTTGACCATGGTGCTGGAGCCATTGAACTTTTACAATCATCCTGGGCTTTTCCTTACCAAAATCCCTCAAGCTTTTGCGGTGTGCCAAGCAGTAGGAAGCTCTTCCTGCAAAATCCTTTTTGACATTTACCACCAGCAAATCCAAGAAGGAAACATCATTCCTAATATTGACTTAGGTTGGGAGCATGTGGGCTACTTCCAAATAGGCGACAATCCAGGCAGGAAAGAACCAACTACGGGTGAAATCAATTACCTGAACATTTTCAAGCATATTCACGATAAAGGCTTCAAGGGGATTATGGGAATGGAGCACGGTAACTCCCAACCTGGAAAAGATGGGGAAGAGGCGTTGATCGAAGCGTATATCAAATCGGATAGTTTTAAGTAGATTTTATTTCTTCAAATCCTATAAGTTTCTGTGGGAAGCCAGTTGCAAACAGCAGCTGGCTTTTTTTTATTGCTGAAAAATTGACAGTGTTAATACATAATTGTCTGAAAATCAGGAAATATTGGCATTATGTAGAGGGCTATCTCTGAAAAAATGTCATTTTTTAGTTTATTTCCCGCTCTTGCAAAGTATTTGGTACAAGTCTGGTGAAAGCTTGAATTGAGAGCATGTCTAAATTTTACCTATTTCGCTTTAGAAGCTAAAGTTTAAATATATTTTAAGAGTTGAAAACGTGATGATTTTTGAGCATGGTTTATACATGTTCTTTCACCAAAATATAAGAAAAGATGAATTTTGATAACTATACCATCAAGTCCCAAGAAGTGCTGCAAAAGGCGGCAAGCTTGGCGACTTCGAACCAGCAACAGATCGTAGATACTGGCCATGTGTTGAAAGCCCTCATTCAGGAGGATGAAAACCTTATTTCTTTCATCATAAAAAAGCTGAATGTAAACCAAGCTTCATTGGAAACCCAACTGGATGAGATCATAGAAAGCTATGCGAAATCTAGCGGGCAGCAGCCATATTTTTCCAACGATGCCCATAAAGCATTACAGGCTGCTGACAAATACAAAACTTCCCTAAAGGATGATTTTATAGCAGTAGAACATATTTTATTAGGAATTTTTTCTGGAAATGACAAAGTAGCGTCCCTGCTCAAAAGTGTTGGTTTTAGTGAAAAACACTTGAAAAAAGCAGTGGAAGAGCTTCGGGGTGGAAATACGGTAAAGGATCAAAATGCCGAGTCGAAATATAAGTCATTGGAAAGGTATTCCCAAAACTTGAACCAGCTGGCGAAAGCGGGAAAGCTAGACCCAATCATAGGTAGGGATGATGAAATCAGGCGCGTGCTCCAAATTCTTTCCCGTCGTACCAAAAATAACCCGATGCTGGTAGGTACGCCCGGTGTGGGTAAAACGGCTATTGCCGAAGGTTTGGCGCAGCGAATAGTGGACGGTGATGTTCCCGAAAACTTAAAAAATATTGAGATAGTTTCACTTGATCTCGGACTTTTGGTCGCAGGTGCAAAATACAAAGGTGAGTTTGAAGAAAGACTAAAGGCTGTAATAAAAGAGGTGGTGGATGCAGCTGGGCAAATCGTATTGTTCATTGACGAGATCCACACGCTCATAGGCGCAGGAGCTGGAGGAGATGGGGCGATGGATGCAGCCAACTTGCTCAAACCAGCTTTGGCAAGGGGCGAGTTGAGGTCTATTGGTGCAACTACGCTTGCCGAGTACCAGAAATATATTGAGAAAGACAAGGCGCTGGAGCGAAGGTTCCAAACGGTAGTAATAGATGAGCCGAGTATTCCCGATGCGATTTCGATTTTGCGAGGAATCAAGGAGAAATATGAGGTGCACCACGGTGTGAGAATAAAAGACGATGCAATTATTTCGGCGGTGGAGCTTTCGAGCAGGTACATTACCGAAAGATATTTGCCAGATAAGGCGATTGACCTCATGGACGAAGCGGCTTCCAAAATGCGGATTGAGCTAGATTCTATGCCAGAAGATATCGACGAGCTTCGCAGGAAAATTATGCAGTTGGAAATTGAGCGAGAAGCCATCCGAAGAGAAAAGGACACTGAAAAAGAGAAGTTTCTTAGTAGGGAAATAGCCGATTTGTCGGGAAGGAAGGACAGTTTGGTAGCGAAGTGGAGAGGGGAAAAAGAGCTGATTGATAACATTCGCCAAGCGAAGGAAAAAATTGACCAGTACAAGATAGAAGCCGAGCAAGCCGAGCGTGCAGGCGACTATGGGCGAGTGGCGGAAATTCGCTATGGGCTTATTCAAGAACAAGAAGCTCATTTGGAGAAATTGCGTGCCCAATTGCCCGAAAACCAAGGCAAGGAGTCGATGCTGAAAGAAGAGGTGACGGCGGAAAATATTGCCGATGTGGTGTCCAAATGGACGGGAATTCCTGTAAACAAAATGTTGCAGAGCGATAGGGAAAAGCTTCTTCATTTGGAAGAAGAACTTGGCAAAAGGGTAGCAGGGCAAGGAGAGGCAATCCAAGCTATTTCCGATTCGGTGAGGAGGAGCCGGGCTGGTTTGCAAGATCCGAAGCGCCCCATTGGTTCGTTCATTTTCTTAGGAACTACGGGTGTGGGTAAAACCGAGCTGGCAAAAGCTTTGGCAGAATATTTATTTAACGATGAAAATGCCATGGTGCGGATCGACATGTCGGAGTACCAAGAAAGGCATGCAGTGAGCAGGCTGATAGGAGCGCCTCCGGGCTACGTGGGCTACGATGAAGGCGGCCAACTGACTGAATCGGTGAGGAGAAAGCCTTATTCAGTAGTCTTGCTCGATGAGATTGAAAAAGCGCACCCTGATGTGTTCAACATCTTGCTGCAAGTATTGGATGACGGTCGCCTAACCGATAACAAGGGAAGGACTGCCAATTTCCGCAACACAATTATCATAATGACAAGTAACTTAGGCTCGCATATTATTTCCGAGCGTTTGTCGCACTTGCAAGATGAAAATAGGGAAGGGTTGCTGGCAGAAACGAAACAAGAGGTTTTCGCTTTGCTCAAATCGACCATGCGGCCTGAGTTTGTGAACAGGATAGATGAGCTGATCATGTTTGAGCCGCTCACCTTGAAAAACATGCGGAAGATTGTGGAGTTGCAGTTCAAAGAAATTCAGCAAAGGCTCGACGAGTCGGGAATTGTGCTGGACGCTTCTCCAGAAGTGTTCGACTACTTGGCTGAGCAAGGTTTCGACCCGCAGTTTGGGGCAAGGCCGCTCAAGCGTGTGATGCAGAACTTGCTCTTAAATGAGCTTTCAAAAGAAATCTTGAGTGGAAAAATCGTGACGGATTCTGTAGTAGGAATTACCCTCGACGAAGATCGAAAAATTAAGTTTTTCCAAGTAGATGATGTCACGTTCGACGATAAGTAATGTTGAACAAGTCTGATCAAGTAAAGGTCGCCCTAATCGGCGGCCTTTTTTTATTTTTCTTTTAAAAAACACCTTCTATCCTCCTTTTTAAAAGAATTATTCCTTTTTTTGGTAAGAGCATGTATTTGAACTTGTTGGAAATGGAAAAAAATAGAAGAAGAGATTTTATAAAAAAAGGAGCAGGGGCATTTGCGGGAGGAGTTGCAGGCGCAAGTCTTTTGGCTAGTTGTAAAGAAGAAAGCCCGGCTTCTTTAGAAGGGTTTAATATCAACAAAAACCAAAAGTTCAAATGGCGAGCGGTAACCACTTGGCCACCAAACTTTCCCGTAGTAGGCGAGTCCATCGTAAGTATGGCGGATGACCTGCGGGTAATGTCTGGCGGACGGCTTGATATAAAAGTATATGGGGCAGGGGAGTTGGTTCCGGCTTTAGAATGTTTCGATGCTGTTACCCAAGGAGCGGTGCACATGGGCCACGGGGCTTCTTATAACTGGACGGGAAAACTTCCCGCAGCGCCTTTTTTTACCAGTATTCCTTTTGGAATGAACGCCCAGCAGCTCAATGCATGGCTGCGCTACGGCGGAGGGCAAGAGCTCTGGGAAGAACTTTACGAGCCTTTTGATTTGCTACCTTTTGCTTGTGGAAATACGGGGGTGCAAATGGGCGGTTGGTTCAACAAAGAAATCAATACTACTGACGACCTTCAAGGTCTGAAAATGCGGATGCCGGGTTTGGGTGGGCACGTGATCACCAAAGCGGGAGGTTCTGCACAAAATATGCCCGGTGGGGAGATTTATACCAACTTGGAGCGTGGCGTAATTGATGCCACCGAATGGATTGGACCTTACCACGATTACCTGATGGGTTTCCACAAAGTGGCTAAGTTTTATTATTACCCAGGCTGGCACGAGCCAGGTTCTAACTTAGAGCTGATTGTGAAAAAAGAAGCGTTTTTTGAGCTTCCTGCGGATATCCAAGAGATGATTCGTACGGTTTCTTTCAAGTACAACCAAACGATGATCTCGGAGTTTGAGGCAAAGAATAACAAGTACTTGGGGAAAATATTGGAGGAAAGCGATACACAACTTAAAATGTTCCCCGAAGAAGTATTGGCTACCTTAAAAGTGTATGCCGACGAGGTGGTAGATGAGCTTATAGCAGATAACCCTTTTGGGCAAAAAGTGTATGCAAACTTTTCGGAGTTTAAGCGGAATATTGTAAACTGGGGCAAGCTTTCCGAAAGGGCAATTATGCCATATTTGTAAAAGATCGGTAAATGTGTCAGGCTTTTAGGAAATAATTATTTTATCGGTTTTTTAGAGAAAAGCTATCGAATCCAATACTCATTTCAATATAAAAATTGATAATTCGGTATTTTCATAAAATATATCTACATTAGAAGCCTAGCCAAAAACCATCATGCATTATATTTGTTTCATGCTTATGACTAATGTATAATGCATTTCATTCGACTTAGATAAAAATAAAATAAATAACCATGGAGGATATAATCAAAGCCTTAGAAGCAAGTAATAAATTTGATAGCCAGTTTTTGGATCAGAGAAAAGTGTTTTTGTGGGGACCTGTGATGGACGATTCGGCTGAAAAAATAGTAAACAGATTGCTTTACCTCGATGCCAAAGAGCCAGGAAAAGAAATTACATTTTTGATAAATAGCCCAGGTGGGGTAGTTACTTCAGGCATGGTAATTCATGATGCTATGAAGATGATCTCTTCTCCCGTTTCTACAGTTTGTATGGGAATGGCGGCATCTATGGGTTCTATTTTGCTTTCTGCTGGGGAAAAAGGCAGAAGGTTTATCTGGCCTAGTGGCAGGGTAATGATTCACCAGCCAAGCGTTGGCGGTTTGCAAGGAAGAGCCTCTGACTTAGAAATTCAGGCGAGGGAAATATTGAAAGTGAAGGAAATGGGGGCAAAGCTATTGGCAGATAATTGCGGGCAAGATTACGAAAAAGTAATGAAAGATTTTGATCGCGACTACTGGATGAACCCAGAAGAAGCAGTGGATTATGGAATAGTTGACGGGGTTGTTGATTCTATCTAGACAACATTCATTTCAGAATACAAAAAATGCTAGCCCTAAAAAAGCTAGCATTTTTTGTTTGTCAATCAATTTGAATTGATTGTAATACCTAATCTAGAAGGATACATTTTCTTCCAGATCAGATTTTTTTTATATCCTAATTCTCAACCCGGCCAAAAAGTTGGTTCCCGCTTGTGGGTAATAGTAGTTTTGCCTTGCAGTTTCCCCACCCCATATGTAGCCATAGGTATAGCCGTTCGACTCATATTTTACATTGAAAATATTGTTGATAAGGAAAGTGAAATCTACATTTTTGAACGACTTTGAAGACAAACCGTAGCTCAAGCGAATGTCATTCACAAAGTAAGGGTCAAGTTTCCTCGTCTCCGTTGAAGTATTGTCCAAATACTGTTTGCCTACATACTTTGAGAGCAAAGTAATTTCTCCACCTTTGAAAGGCTTAAAGCTCAACTGGCTACTCCCTACCACATTTGGCGAGAAGGCAATATCTGTTTCCCCATAGTTGATTTCTTGCTGCCCACCGTTGTCATAGTCGTCAAGGTATTCTACAAATTCACCAATTTTGTTTTGGCTAAAGGTCGCATTTGCATTCCAAGTTAGT
It encodes:
- a CDS encoding TIM barrel protein, encoding MERRSFLQKSAFAGAATLMTGTTMATSNESPAKTGKHNFNLKYAPHFGMFKNSAGDDLIDQLKFMHDQGFTALEDNGMKKRTVEMQEKIAKQMADTDMEMGVFVAHTIEWKTPSLTTGDKDIREAFLKEIKESVEVAKRINAKWMTVVPGHLDLRKDIGYQTANVVDALKGASEILEPHGLTMVLEPLNFYNHPGLFLTKIPQAFAVCQAVGSSSCKILFDIYHQQIQEGNIIPNIDLGWEHVGYFQIGDNPGRKEPTTGEINYLNIFKHIHDKGFKGIMGMEHGNSQPGKDGEEALIEAYIKSDSFK
- a CDS encoding murein L,D-transpeptidase catalytic domain family protein translates to MKHLVLFALIALISTNIGLANKNNDGDEKTTSVESYIHQTYQHIDFGNRPINYDLFNKAMKGYLELKADGKLSSEKEIISIVDFTLSSTIKRLWIIDLKSQKVIFNTLVSHGKNTGEKYAENFSNTPSSLQSSVGFYVTGGMYQGKHGLSMFLDGQEKGFNDKARERYIVMHGANYVSEDYVKKHGRLGRSWGCPAVPMGIHNDIIKTIANKTCLFLFYPEKKYLISSKLINTQPELEFALGNK
- the clpB gene encoding ATP-dependent chaperone ClpB; this encodes MNFDNYTIKSQEVLQKAASLATSNQQQIVDTGHVLKALIQEDENLISFIIKKLNVNQASLETQLDEIIESYAKSSGQQPYFSNDAHKALQAADKYKTSLKDDFIAVEHILLGIFSGNDKVASLLKSVGFSEKHLKKAVEELRGGNTVKDQNAESKYKSLERYSQNLNQLAKAGKLDPIIGRDDEIRRVLQILSRRTKNNPMLVGTPGVGKTAIAEGLAQRIVDGDVPENLKNIEIVSLDLGLLVAGAKYKGEFEERLKAVIKEVVDAAGQIVLFIDEIHTLIGAGAGGDGAMDAANLLKPALARGELRSIGATTLAEYQKYIEKDKALERRFQTVVIDEPSIPDAISILRGIKEKYEVHHGVRIKDDAIISAVELSSRYITERYLPDKAIDLMDEAASKMRIELDSMPEDIDELRRKIMQLEIEREAIRREKDTEKEKFLSREIADLSGRKDSLVAKWRGEKELIDNIRQAKEKIDQYKIEAEQAERAGDYGRVAEIRYGLIQEQEAHLEKLRAQLPENQGKESMLKEEVTAENIADVVSKWTGIPVNKMLQSDREKLLHLEEELGKRVAGQGEAIQAISDSVRRSRAGLQDPKRPIGSFIFLGTTGVGKTELAKALAEYLFNDENAMVRIDMSEYQERHAVSRLIGAPPGYVGYDEGGQLTESVRRKPYSVVLLDEIEKAHPDVFNILLQVLDDGRLTDNKGRTANFRNTIIIMTSNLGSHIISERLSHLQDENREGLLAETKQEVFALLKSTMRPEFVNRIDELIMFEPLTLKNMRKIVELQFKEIQQRLDESGIVLDASPEVFDYLAEQGFDPQFGARPLKRVMQNLLLNELSKEILSGKIVTDSVVGITLDEDRKIKFFQVDDVTFDDK
- a CDS encoding FAD:protein FMN transferase, giving the protein MRYLFLLPLFFVFGSCTQKLTNQSQSLIHTYQAPKMGTIFKLSFYAKVRKEQADELAAKAFELVDTLNQAFSDYHPESELSQLNLTAGSGKFVKVSDPLWEVLNLSVEASKQTNGDFDITMGAYVKLWRRARRQGKLPSKKLMEQTRTATGYQHILFDEENQAVMLGAKGMKLDLGGIAKGYTADKLLNFFKENGIKSAMIDAGGDLRIGAAPPKKKGWEVEMEHGDAEKQKVWIKNKAIATSGDLYNYIEIDGVKYSHIVDPTTGLGLTRRITVTVIAKNGTTSDYLASAISVMGIEKGKDFLGKTKGIDVMITKKKEEKIAVFSSKFFQKRQPWLLKLR
- a CDS encoding ATP-dependent Clp protease proteolytic subunit, with the translated sequence MEDIIKALEASNKFDSQFLDQRKVFLWGPVMDDSAEKIVNRLLYLDAKEPGKEITFLINSPGGVVTSGMVIHDAMKMISSPVSTVCMGMAASMGSILLSAGEKGRRFIWPSGRVMIHQPSVGGLQGRASDLEIQAREILKVKEMGAKLLADNCGQDYEKVMKDFDRDYWMNPEEAVDYGIVDGVVDSI
- a CDS encoding TRAP transporter substrate-binding protein translates to MEKNRRRDFIKKGAGAFAGGVAGASLLASCKEESPASLEGFNINKNQKFKWRAVTTWPPNFPVVGESIVSMADDLRVMSGGRLDIKVYGAGELVPALECFDAVTQGAVHMGHGASYNWTGKLPAAPFFTSIPFGMNAQQLNAWLRYGGGQELWEELYEPFDLLPFACGNTGVQMGGWFNKEINTTDDLQGLKMRMPGLGGHVITKAGGSAQNMPGGEIYTNLERGVIDATEWIGPYHDYLMGFHKVAKFYYYPGWHEPGSNLELIVKKEAFFELPADIQEMIRTVSFKYNQTMISEFEAKNNKYLGKILEESDTQLKMFPEEVLATLKVYADEVVDELIADNPFGQKVYANFSEFKRNIVNWGKLSERAIMPYL